A single window of Usitatibacter rugosus DNA harbors:
- a CDS encoding aldo/keto reductase — translation MDYRSLGESGLKVSPICLGTMMFGDRTDPNEAARIVSSARTAGVNFIDTANVYARGDSERVVGEFIRPHRAHWVLATKVANIMGDGPNDRGLSKAHMVRALDASLDRLHTDYIDLYYLHKDDTSTPLEETLRAMDGFIRAGKVRYWALSNYRAWRIAEVMRLCDALGMPRPIALQPYYNAMNRMPEVEVLPACAYYGMGVVPYSPLARGVLTGKYKAGAKPPEDSRAGRGDKRIAQTEFREESMKYAEKMAAHAKKKGVTPGQFATAWVLASDIVTSVLAGPRTLEQWEEYLGALNVKWAPEDEALVDGLVAPGHPSTPGYSDPMYPFFGRTRSGNPVRSPR, via the coding sequence ATGGATTATCGATCGCTGGGCGAGAGCGGCCTCAAGGTCTCGCCCATCTGCCTGGGCACGATGATGTTCGGTGACCGCACGGATCCGAACGAGGCGGCCCGCATCGTGAGCTCGGCGCGCACCGCCGGCGTGAATTTCATCGACACCGCGAACGTGTACGCCAGGGGCGATTCGGAGCGCGTCGTCGGCGAGTTCATCCGCCCGCACCGCGCGCACTGGGTGCTTGCGACGAAGGTCGCCAACATCATGGGCGATGGTCCCAACGATCGCGGCCTGTCGAAGGCCCACATGGTCCGCGCGCTGGATGCGAGTCTCGATCGGCTGCACACCGACTACATCGACCTCTACTACTTGCATAAGGATGACACCTCCACGCCGCTGGAGGAGACGTTGCGCGCCATGGACGGCTTCATCCGCGCCGGGAAGGTCCGCTACTGGGCGCTCTCCAACTACCGCGCCTGGCGCATCGCCGAGGTCATGCGCCTCTGCGACGCGCTCGGCATGCCGCGGCCGATCGCCCTGCAGCCGTACTACAACGCGATGAACCGCATGCCGGAGGTCGAGGTCCTGCCCGCGTGCGCCTATTACGGGATGGGGGTGGTCCCCTACAGCCCGCTCGCTCGCGGCGTGCTGACCGGCAAGTACAAGGCGGGTGCCAAGCCCCCCGAGGATTCCCGTGCCGGCCGCGGCGACAAGCGCATCGCCCAGACCGAGTTTCGCGAGGAGTCGATGAAGTACGCGGAGAAGATGGCGGCGCATGCGAAGAAGAAAGGCGTCACGCCCGGGCAGTTCGCCACGGCGTGGGTGCTCGCGAGCGACATCGTCACCTCCGTGCTGGCCGGCCCGCGCACGCTGGAACAGTGGGAGGAATATCTCGGAGCGCTCAACGTGAAGTGGGCGCCTGAGGACGAGGCGCTGGTCGATGGGCTCGTCGCCCCCGGCCATCCCTCCACGCCCGGCTACTCCGACCCGATGTATCCGTTCTTCGGGCGGACGCGCTCGGGTAATCCGGTGCGGAGCCCGCGGTGA
- a CDS encoding hemerythrin domain-containing protein, with amino-acid sequence MRTQTHSRTAAAPRKSATAPDAIALLKADHKKVSDMFAQYEKLGDRAKVQKLKLARKICGELKVHTQIEEEILYPAARAYLPKQDDLLDEAQVEHNGAKQLIAELDAMQPDDDYFDAKVTVLSEYIKHHVKEEHEEMFPKLRKTDLDLQELGMRLAFRKSELAKQVSP; translated from the coding sequence ATGAGAACCCAAACCCATTCCCGCACCGCCGCCGCACCCCGCAAGTCCGCCACGGCGCCCGACGCGATCGCCCTGCTGAAGGCCGATCACAAGAAGGTTTCCGACATGTTCGCGCAGTACGAGAAGCTGGGCGACCGCGCCAAGGTCCAGAAGCTGAAGCTCGCCCGCAAGATCTGCGGCGAGCTGAAGGTGCACACCCAGATCGAGGAAGAGATCCTCTATCCGGCCGCGCGCGCCTACCTGCCCAAGCAGGACGACCTTCTCGACGAAGCCCAGGTCGAGCACAACGGCGCCAAGCAGCTCATCGCCGAGCTGGACGCGATGCAGCCCGACGACGACTACTTCGATGCCAAGGTCACGGTGCTCTCCGAGTACATCAAGCACCACGTGAAGGAAGAGCACGAGGAGATGTTCCCGAAGCTGCGCAAGACCGACCTCGACCTGCAGGAGCTGGGCATGCGCCTCGCGTTCCGCAAGTCGGAGCTGGCGAAGCAGGTCTCGCCCTAG
- a CDS encoding alpha/beta fold hydrolase, which yields MWKDDSPNTRIRPQLETGTGRWVLLRGLTREARQWGRFTRQLADALPCAQLLTPDLPGTGTRVKEKSPATIAGILERLRSDLAQTGAKPPYHVLGLSLGGMIAVEWATRYPREVESMVLIGTSLRSYSPIQDRLIPGNYAAILRLALSRDARAREKRTLALTSTRGDPDGNIVEAWTRIRNDAPVSHANALRQLIAAARYSAPPQPPKVPTLVLVSEGDRLVDPACSRAIAKRWKVPIEVHLDAGHDLPLDDGPWVAQRVGEWSAARRT from the coding sequence ATGTGGAAGGACGACAGCCCGAACACGCGAATCCGCCCCCAGCTCGAGACGGGCACGGGGCGTTGGGTGTTGCTGCGCGGCCTGACGCGCGAAGCCCGGCAATGGGGCCGGTTCACGCGGCAGCTCGCGGACGCCCTTCCCTGCGCGCAGCTCCTGACGCCGGACCTTCCCGGCACCGGAACGCGCGTGAAGGAAAAGAGCCCCGCCACGATCGCGGGGATTCTCGAACGGCTCCGTAGCGATCTCGCGCAGACGGGCGCGAAGCCGCCGTATCACGTGCTCGGCCTCTCGCTGGGCGGCATGATCGCGGTCGAGTGGGCAACGCGCTACCCCAGGGAAGTCGAGTCGATGGTGCTCATCGGCACGAGCCTGCGGTCGTACAGCCCGATCCAGGATCGCCTGATTCCGGGCAACTATGCGGCCATCCTGAGGCTCGCGCTCTCGCGGGACGCGCGGGCTCGGGAGAAGCGCACGCTCGCCCTCACCAGCACGCGCGGCGATCCCGACGGCAACATCGTCGAGGCGTGGACGCGCATCCGCAACGACGCGCCCGTGTCGCACGCGAACGCCCTTCGCCAGCTGATCGCGGCCGCGCGCTACTCCGCTCCGCCGCAGCCGCCCAAAGTCCCGACACTGGTACTCGTGAGCGAGGGCGACAGGCTGGTGGACCCGGCGTGCTCACGCGCGATCGCGAAGCGCTGGAAAGTACCGATCGAGGTGCACCTCGACGCGGGCCACGACCTCCCGCTGGACGACGGCCCGTGGGTGGCGCAGCGCGTCGGCGAGTGGAGCGCTGCTAGGCGGACTTGA